Proteins encoded by one window of Cylindrospermum stagnale PCC 7417:
- a CDS encoding M48 family metalloprotease — translation MPSHVESSLEAGLVALKQGNYHTAITQLEPIASNQDNLKASLQAQVGLVMAYARSGEVPKAIALCEHLIESNNQQVQEWATRALEHLTKRKNPEKSAKKIATGFVAFDNSSQDSSPVAAASPQQPKQSVLETNTANSAASPSNGFPDLETNTTTSPTTAASDFPDNLIEAPAVPPSALIGTNSNAKTEPFSIYWRQARRAKVWQPLRKPNLIPSRLLAVGTFIALFWILREILKLAMSIINQILVKLPFLEPLQLLYHDPSIGLLLVLVLLIAVSPWLLDRLLANFYSQRQLTKEVLHTYSREAVRVLQRTSQQKRRPVPKLQILPMAAPIIFTYGNLPRTARIVVSQGLLEQLADDEIAAIYALGLGQIGRWDLPVMSLVLLVTLPVYRLYQQASVWGDRSKQGIWRWTMTVIASFAYGVWCLLTGTALLNSRLRLYHSDRTAAEITGNPNALIRALLKMAMGIAADIAKLEHTSWQLESLNLLAPVGYQQSLALGSIAGRISFESFLMWENFNPYRRWFTINNSHPLIGDRIERLCQIARHWHLETELHLTNQQSLKVKPQSFLLQIAPWLGIPLGFVFAGLIWLTWQLVFALKLLNLKWIYQDWSFVTGCLLIGFSIGTVMRINSFFPDIRGATVQTDDQLPNLLANPSTLPIDSISVCLVGKLLGRSGISNCLTQDLILQTSTGLVKLHHMYGLGQSVNPQDWIGRRITVTGWFRRGATPWIDIQTLETQNGKTIHSSHPIWSTILAVAAQAWGAYIFLTG, via the coding sequence ATGCCTTCACATGTCGAATCGTCTTTGGAGGCTGGATTAGTTGCCCTCAAGCAGGGAAATTACCATACAGCAATTACCCAACTAGAACCGATTGCCAGCAACCAAGACAATCTCAAAGCTAGCTTACAAGCCCAGGTTGGTTTAGTCATGGCTTATGCACGCAGTGGCGAAGTTCCCAAAGCGATCGCCCTGTGTGAGCATTTGATTGAGAGTAATAATCAGCAAGTTCAAGAGTGGGCAACACGCGCTCTTGAACATTTGACAAAACGTAAAAACCCGGAAAAATCAGCCAAAAAAATTGCCACTGGATTTGTTGCCTTTGATAATTCCAGTCAGGATTCTTCTCCAGTCGCGGCGGCATCACCACAGCAGCCAAAACAATCAGTATTAGAAACCAATACTGCTAACTCTGCTGCCTCACCATCTAATGGCTTCCCAGATTTAGAAACCAATACCACTACTTCCCCGACAACAGCTGCTAGTGACTTCCCAGATAACTTAATAGAAGCACCTGCTGTGCCCCCAAGTGCCTTGATTGGCACAAACAGCAACGCCAAAACCGAACCATTCAGCATTTATTGGCGACAAGCAAGACGGGCTAAAGTATGGCAACCCTTGCGTAAGCCGAACTTAATCCCCTCGCGGCTGCTGGCAGTAGGCACATTCATTGCCCTGTTCTGGATATTGCGGGAAATCCTCAAGTTAGCAATGAGTATCATCAACCAGATTTTAGTCAAACTTCCATTTCTGGAGCCATTGCAGCTTTTATACCATGACCCTAGCATAGGTTTACTACTAGTATTAGTTTTACTAATCGCCGTTTCCCCCTGGTTGCTAGATCGGCTACTGGCAAACTTTTATAGTCAGCGACAGTTAACTAAAGAGGTCTTGCATACCTACAGTCGCGAAGCAGTCCGGGTGCTACAACGTACTAGCCAACAAAAACGTAGACCTGTACCTAAATTGCAGATTTTGCCAATGGCGGCACCAATCATCTTCACCTATGGCAATCTCCCCCGCACTGCCAGAATAGTGGTGAGCCAGGGGCTGTTAGAGCAACTGGCGGATGACGAAATTGCCGCTATCTATGCCCTTGGACTAGGACAGATTGGGCGCTGGGATTTGCCCGTGATGTCTTTGGTGTTACTGGTGACACTGCCGGTTTACAGGCTATATCAGCAAGCTTCAGTTTGGGGAGACAGGAGCAAACAGGGAATTTGGCGCTGGACGATGACAGTTATCGCTAGTTTTGCCTATGGAGTTTGGTGTTTATTGACTGGTACTGCTTTGCTTAATTCCCGGTTGCGGCTTTACCATAGCGATCGCACCGCTGCCGAAATTACCGGCAACCCCAACGCCCTAATTCGCGCTTTACTCAAAATGGCGATGGGGATTGCTGCCGATATCGCCAAACTTGAACACACAAGTTGGCAGTTAGAAAGCTTAAATCTCCTGGCACCAGTAGGCTACCAACAAAGTCTCGCTTTGGGAAGTATTGCAGGTCGTATTTCCTTTGAATCATTCTTGATGTGGGAAAACTTCAATCCCTACCGCCGATGGTTTACGATCAACAATAGCCACCCCTTAATTGGCGATCGCATTGAACGCCTCTGCCAAATAGCTCGCCACTGGCATCTAGAAACCGAACTACATCTGACAAACCAACAGTCTTTAAAAGTTAAGCCTCAGTCCTTCTTATTACAAATCGCCCCCTGGTTAGGAATTCCCCTAGGTTTTGTGTTTGCTGGTTTGATTTGGCTGACTTGGCAATTAGTCTTCGCACTCAAGTTATTAAACTTGAAATGGATCTATCAAGATTGGTCTTTCGTTACAGGATGCCTGCTGATTGGCTTTAGCATCGGCACAGTCATGCGGATTAATTCCTTTTTTCCTGATATCAGAGGAGCCACCGTGCAAACTGATGATCAGCTGCCCAATCTATTAGCTAACCCCTCTACCCTGCCGATTGACAGTATTAGCGTGTGTCTCGTCGGTAAGCTATTGGGTCGTAGTGGTATTAGCAACTGCCTAACACAAGACTTAATCCTACAAACCAGCACAGGTTTAGTGAAATTACACCACATGTATGGGCTGGGGCAGTCGGTCAATCCCCAAGACTGGATTGGTCGGCGGATTACAGTCACAGGCTGGTTTCGGCGAGGAGCAACGCCCTGGATCGATATCCAAACCTTGGAAACTCAAAATGGTAAAACCATTCATAGTTCTCATCCCATTTGGTCTACTATTTTGGCAGTTGCTGCACAGGCTTGGGGCGCCTACATTTTTCTTACGGGTTAG
- the prfC gene encoding peptide chain release factor 3 → MTTELESELLQAVELRRNFAIISHPDAGKTTLTEKLLLYGGAIHEAGAVKARRAQRKATSDWMAMEQQRGISITSTVLQFEYRNCQINLLDTPGHQDFSEDTYRTLAAADNAVMLIDVAKGLEPQTRKLFEVCKLRGIPIFTFINKLDRPGREPLDLLDEIEQELGLQTYAVNWPIGMGDRFKGVFDRHKQQIHLFERSAHGSREAKDTMIDWGDAKIEELLEEQLYYQLKNDLELLEGAGSELDLDLVHQGKMTPVFFGSAMTNFGVELFLKYFLDYALKPGNHNSSVGEVAPTYPDFSGFVFKLQANMDPKHRDRVAFIRVCTGKFEKDMTVNHARTGKVVRLSRPQKLFAQERESIDVAYPGDVIGLNNPGVFAIGDTIYTGQKLEYEGIPYFSPELFATLRNPNPSKFKQFQKGIAELREEGAVQIMHSIDEAKRDPILAAVGQLQFEVVQFRLQNEYGVETLLELLPYSVARWVDGGWEALNKVGRLFNTTTVKDNMGRPVLLFRNEWNCQQLAGDHPELKLSAIAPVFSGQQPVEG, encoded by the coding sequence ATGACAACCGAACTTGAGTCTGAATTGCTGCAAGCAGTTGAACTGCGCCGCAACTTTGCGATTATTTCTCACCCTGATGCTGGTAAAACGACACTTACAGAAAAGCTGCTTTTATACGGAGGTGCAATTCACGAAGCTGGGGCGGTGAAGGCGCGGCGGGCCCAGCGCAAAGCTACTTCTGACTGGATGGCTATGGAACAACAACGGGGTATTTCTATTACTTCTACGGTGTTGCAGTTTGAATACCGGAACTGTCAGATAAATTTGCTAGACACTCCTGGACACCAAGATTTCAGTGAAGATACTTATCGCACCCTAGCCGCCGCAGATAATGCGGTGATGCTAATAGATGTAGCCAAAGGTTTGGAACCGCAAACTCGCAAACTGTTTGAAGTGTGTAAGTTGCGCGGTATCCCTATTTTCACTTTTATCAATAAACTCGACCGTCCGGGAAGAGAACCGCTGGATTTGTTGGACGAGATTGAGCAAGAGTTGGGTTTGCAGACCTATGCAGTCAACTGGCCGATTGGGATGGGCGATCGCTTTAAAGGTGTGTTTGACCGTCACAAACAACAAATTCACCTGTTTGAACGTAGCGCCCACGGTAGCCGGGAAGCCAAGGATACGATGATTGATTGGGGTGATGCCAAAATTGAAGAACTCCTAGAAGAACAGCTTTACTACCAACTGAAAAATGATTTAGAACTGTTGGAAGGAGCGGGGTCGGAACTAGATTTAGACTTGGTGCATCAAGGAAAAATGACGCCTGTGTTCTTTGGTAGCGCCATGACTAACTTTGGAGTGGAGTTATTCCTCAAGTACTTCTTGGACTATGCCCTGAAACCGGGTAATCACAACAGCAGCGTTGGTGAAGTTGCCCCTACCTACCCGGATTTTTCTGGGTTTGTTTTCAAACTGCAAGCGAATATGGACCCGAAGCATCGCGATCGCGTCGCTTTTATCCGGGTCTGTACGGGAAAGTTTGAAAAAGATATGACAGTGAATCATGCTCGCACTGGCAAAGTCGTCCGTCTGTCTCGTCCGCAAAAACTTTTTGCTCAAGAACGGGAATCGATTGATGTAGCTTATCCTGGCGATGTGATTGGTTTGAATAATCCTGGCGTTTTCGCGATTGGCGATACAATTTATACAGGTCAAAAGCTCGAATATGAGGGAATTCCTTACTTCTCGCCAGAACTGTTTGCTACCCTGAGAAACCCCAACCCCTCGAAGTTTAAGCAATTCCAAAAAGGTATTGCTGAATTACGAGAAGAAGGTGCTGTGCAAATTATGCACTCAATTGATGAAGCCAAACGCGATCCAATTTTGGCGGCGGTGGGTCAGTTGCAATTTGAGGTGGTGCAGTTCCGCTTACAAAATGAGTACGGCGTGGAAACCTTACTAGAATTATTGCCCTATAGTGTCGCTCGTTGGGTTGATGGTGGTTGGGAAGCTTTAAATAAGGTGGGACGTTTATTCAACACTACTACAGTCAAAGACAACATGGGACGCCCGGTGTTGCTTTTCCGGAATGAATGGAATTGCCAACAGTTAGCGGGAGATCATCCAGAGTTGAAATTAAGCGCGATCGCCCCAGTATTTTCCGGTCAACAACCTGTGGAGGGATAA
- a CDS encoding DUF4870 domain-containing protein codes for MYDSDKRKLLSALCHGAIFFSTAVVSVGLPIAILFVSDDPVVKSNAKESINFHFNVWFYGAILGALFFLTGWLLLPLVVLLPLAGLGYLLHWGLTIWALTHVFSDPDQPFRYPFIFRVL; via the coding sequence ATGTACGACTCAGACAAGCGAAAGTTATTATCTGCTCTCTGTCATGGAGCCATCTTTTTTAGTACTGCGGTTGTTTCTGTGGGTTTACCGATTGCCATCCTCTTCGTATCTGATGATCCTGTGGTTAAAAGTAATGCCAAAGAATCTATCAATTTCCACTTTAATGTCTGGTTTTATGGGGCGATTCTGGGAGCGCTGTTTTTTCTAACTGGTTGGTTACTTTTACCACTAGTAGTCTTGCTACCACTAGCAGGTTTAGGGTATCTACTACACTGGGGACTAACTATTTGGGCACTTACCCATGTTTTTAGCGATCCAGATCAACCCTTTCGTTATCCATTTATTTTCCGTGTCTTGTAG
- the hemB gene encoding porphobilinogen synthase encodes MFPTHRPRRLRTHPQLRRMVRETVLTTSDLIYPLFAVPGEGIANEVKSMPGVYQLSVDKIVEEAKEVYDLGIPAIILFGIPAEKDIDATGAWHDCGIVQKAATAVKAAVPDLIVIADTCLCEYTSHGHCGYLQVGDLTGRVLNDPTLELLKKTAVSQAQAGADIIAPSGMMDGFVQAIRQGLDAAGFEDTPIMSYAAKYASAYYGPFRDAADSTPQFGDRRTYQMDPGNAREAIKEIELDIAEGADMLMVKPALAYMDIIWRVKEASNLPVAAYNVSGEYSMVKAAALNGWVDEQRIVLETLTGFKRAGADLILTYHAKDAARWLG; translated from the coding sequence ATGTTTCCAACTCATCGTCCCCGCCGTCTGCGTACCCATCCCCAATTACGTCGGATGGTTCGTGAAACTGTTTTAACAACAAGTGATTTAATTTACCCATTGTTTGCTGTACCGGGCGAGGGAATAGCCAATGAAGTGAAATCTATGCCGGGAGTTTACCAACTTTCGGTAGATAAAATTGTTGAAGAAGCTAAGGAAGTTTATGACTTAGGAATTCCCGCGATTATTCTCTTTGGAATTCCTGCGGAAAAAGATATAGATGCTACTGGTGCTTGGCATGATTGTGGCATTGTCCAAAAAGCAGCAACAGCAGTAAAAGCAGCAGTTCCAGATTTAATTGTTATTGCTGATACTTGTCTTTGTGAATATACTAGCCACGGTCATTGTGGTTATCTACAAGTAGGTGATTTGACAGGACGGGTTTTAAATGACCCCACTTTAGAATTACTCAAGAAAACAGCAGTTTCCCAAGCACAAGCCGGTGCTGATATCATCGCACCTTCCGGAATGATGGATGGTTTTGTCCAAGCAATTCGTCAAGGTTTGGATGCGGCGGGATTTGAAGATACGCCGATTATGTCTTATGCTGCTAAATACGCTTCAGCTTATTACGGCCCATTTAGAGATGCAGCTGACTCAACACCGCAATTTGGCGACAGACGCACTTACCAAATGGACCCAGGTAACGCCCGCGAAGCCATCAAAGAAATTGAGTTGGATATTGCTGAAGGCGCTGATATGCTCATGGTTAAGCCGGCTTTGGCATACATGGATATTATCTGGCGTGTGAAGGAAGCGAGTAATTTACCAGTAGCTGCTTACAATGTTTCTGGTGAGTATTCAATGGTGAAAGCCGCTGCGCTTAACGGCTGGGTTGATGAACAGCGCATAGTTTTGGAAACTTTAACCGGCTTTAAGCGTGCTGGTGCTGATTTGATTTTGACCTACCATGCTAAAGATGCGGCTAGGTGGTTGGGGTAA
- a CDS encoding ankyrin repeat domain-containing protein: protein MLMDLFEAIETQNLDRIAELLSRKADPNSLRSESPGWTPLHEAIEQLEDGGAIETLVLLLRHGAAVDTWDANHDSTPLLMALFREQKEAVRLLLALASGYLLKNSLNLVSDIIFIM, encoded by the coding sequence ATGTTAATGGATCTCTTTGAAGCGATCGAAACCCAAAATCTAGACCGCATTGCCGAATTGCTGTCACGCAAAGCTGATCCAAACAGTCTTCGCTCGGAATCTCCAGGATGGACACCGTTACATGAGGCAATTGAGCAACTTGAAGATGGTGGTGCAATTGAAACTCTAGTTCTGTTGCTTCGGCATGGTGCAGCCGTTGATACTTGGGATGCTAATCATGATTCCACACCACTACTGATGGCACTTTTCCGTGAGCAAAAAGAAGCTGTTCGCTTGTTGCTTGCTTTAGCATCAGGGTATTTGCTTAAGAATTCCTTGAATCTTGTTTCGGATATTATTTTCATAATGTAA
- a CDS encoding helix-turn-helix domain-containing protein, with translation MGLVRLRIREFAAENGWTLKEVAERSGVGYSALKVYARSPGLATVDVTALHKLARTFNVLIEDLYEIVQD, from the coding sequence ATGGGTTTGGTTAGGTTGCGGATTCGAGAGTTCGCCGCTGAAAACGGCTGGACATTAAAAGAAGTTGCTGAACGTTCTGGGGTAGGCTACAGTGCGCTCAAGGTTTATGCCCGTTCTCCCGGTTTAGCCACTGTTGACGTCACAGCCTTGCACAAACTAGCGCGAACCTTCAACGTTTTGATAGAAGACTTGTACGAAATTGTCCAGGATTAA
- a CDS encoding helix-turn-helix domain-containing protein, which yields MGLVRLRIKEFAAQKGWTLKEVSDRSGIAYTTLKNYAKSPGLATMDVTSLHKLAWTFDVVMEDLYEIVQE from the coding sequence ATGGGTTTGGTGAGGTTGCGGATTAAAGAATTTGCGGCACAGAAGGGTTGGACGCTAAAAGAAGTTTCTGACCGTTCAGGAATTGCATATACCACGCTAAAGAATTACGCCAAGTCTCCCGGCTTGGCGACTATGGATGTAACATCTCTTCACAAATTGGCTTGGACATTTGACGTTGTGATGGAAGACTTATACGAAATTGTGCAGGAGTAG
- a CDS encoding helix-turn-helix domain-containing protein: MDMQVLRERAGLSRTEVAFRLAISETSVRNWEAGRTEPTMTPKKYLDALRLFKCTPEELAAASEKSINQRHKRKPGRPKRFPDNQLNQVTDSPVHS, encoded by the coding sequence ATGGATATGCAAGTCCTGAGAGAGCGTGCGGGACTTAGCCGTACAGAGGTAGCCTTCAGGCTTGCAATCAGTGAAACCAGCGTTCGCAACTGGGAAGCTGGGCGTACTGAACCGACGATGACACCAAAAAAATATTTAGATGCTTTGCGGCTGTTCAAATGTACACCTGAAGAGTTAGCAGCCGCCAGTGAAAAATCTATTAATCAGCGACATAAACGTAAACCAGGTAGACCAAAACGCTTTCCAGACAATCAGTTAAATCAAGTGACTGATTCGCCAGTGCATAGCTAA
- a CDS encoding alpha-ketoacid dehydrogenase subunit beta, with protein sequence MAETLFFNALREAIDEEMARDSSVFVLGEDVGHYGGSYKVTKDLCKKYGDLRVLDTPIAENSFTGMAVGAAMTGLRPIIEGMNMGFLLLAFNQISNNAGMLRYTSGGNFKIPMVIRGPGGVGRQLGAEHSQRLEAYFQAVPGLKIVTCSTPYNAKGLLKSAIRDDNPVLFFEHVLLYNLKEDLPETEYLVPLDKAEVVRRGKDVTILTYSRMRHHVLQAVKTLEKQGFDPEVIDLISLKPLDFDTIGTSIRKTHRVIIVEECMRTGGIGAELTASINDRLFDELDAPVLRLSSQDIPTPYNGNLERLTIVQPEQIVEAVEKMVALRV encoded by the coding sequence ATGGCAGAAACACTATTTTTCAACGCCCTACGGGAAGCTATTGATGAAGAAATGGCGCGTGACTCCAGCGTATTTGTTCTCGGTGAAGACGTAGGACACTATGGCGGTTCCTATAAAGTTACCAAAGACCTATGCAAAAAGTATGGTGATCTGCGAGTTCTAGACACCCCGATTGCCGAAAACAGCTTTACTGGTATGGCTGTGGGAGCAGCGATGACTGGGTTAAGACCAATCATCGAAGGCATGAACATGGGCTTTTTGCTGCTGGCATTCAACCAAATATCCAACAATGCCGGGATGCTGCGCTATACTTCCGGCGGTAACTTTAAGATTCCGATGGTAATCCGCGGTCCTGGGGGCGTGGGACGGCAGTTAGGGGCTGAACATTCCCAGCGGCTTGAAGCATATTTCCAAGCCGTTCCTGGGTTAAAAATTGTCACCTGCTCGACACCTTACAACGCCAAAGGACTGTTAAAATCTGCTATCCGCGATGATAACCCAGTGCTATTTTTTGAGCACGTGCTGCTTTACAACTTAAAAGAAGACCTACCAGAAACAGAATATTTAGTACCTCTCGATAAAGCCGAAGTTGTGCGTCGCGGCAAAGATGTGACAATTCTCACTTATTCCCGGATGCGGCATCATGTGCTGCAAGCCGTAAAAACTTTGGAAAAACAAGGTTTTGACCCAGAAGTAATTGACTTGATATCCCTCAAGCCTCTGGACTTCGATACCATCGGTACATCCATTCGCAAAACCCATCGCGTGATTATTGTGGAAGAATGTATGAGAACTGGGGGTATTGGTGCAGAATTAACCGCCTCAATTAACGATCGCTTGTTTGATGAATTAGATGCCCCGGTGCTGCGGCTTTCTTCCCAAGATATTCCCACGCCTTACAACGGTAATCTAGAGCGTCTGACTATTGTCCAACCAGAGCAAATAGTGGAAGCCGTGGAAAAAATGGTAGCTTTGCGAGTTTAG
- the secD gene encoding protein translocase subunit SecD, whose amino-acid sequence MQRQRSLLVLILVLVIAAIAVIATIPIPLGLDLRGGSQLTIQVKPTAEIPRITERELEGVKKVVEGRINGLGVSEPVIQTVGTDKILVQLPGVNDPEQAERVLGGTAQLEFRTQKPGTETQVFALKVSQSELKAKQQELSKSKDKEAIAKNQADLQNNNQAIAELFESTNPPLIGKYLQDAYGEPTQGNNWNVAIRFNQKGGELFAELTKKLAGTGRSIGIFLDNELISAPVVGPEHAATGITGGSAVIQGTFKAQEANDLGVQLRGGALPVPVEIAEIRTVGATLGKDSITSSIYAGIGGLTLVLIFMVVYYRLPGLIADVALLIYSLLTWATFALLGVTLTLPGIAGFILSIGMAVDANVLIFERTREELQAGKTLYRSVESGFYRAFSSILDGNVTTVIACAALFWLGAGLVKGFALTLALGVAVSMFTAITCSRTFMFLAITIPALRKPELFCPNLPASNKAEVAR is encoded by the coding sequence ATGCAAAGACAGCGATCGCTATTAGTCTTGATTTTAGTCTTGGTAATCGCCGCCATTGCGGTGATTGCCACAATTCCCATACCCCTTGGACTGGACTTGCGGGGAGGCTCACAGCTCACAATTCAGGTGAAACCAACAGCGGAGATCCCGCGAATCACCGAACGAGAATTGGAAGGGGTGAAAAAAGTAGTCGAAGGTCGAATTAACGGTCTCGGCGTTTCGGAACCAGTAATCCAAACTGTGGGTACAGACAAGATTCTAGTGCAATTACCGGGGGTAAATGACCCGGAACAAGCAGAACGGGTGCTAGGGGGTACAGCGCAGTTAGAATTTCGCACCCAAAAACCTGGTACAGAAACTCAAGTGTTTGCTTTAAAAGTATCTCAATCAGAACTGAAAGCAAAGCAACAAGAGTTGAGCAAGAGCAAAGACAAAGAAGCAATTGCTAAAAATCAAGCTGATTTACAGAACAATAATCAAGCGATCGCCGAATTGTTTGAAAGCACCAACCCACCACTAATTGGCAAATACCTCCAGGATGCCTATGGTGAACCCACTCAAGGTAATAATTGGAATGTTGCCATTCGCTTCAATCAAAAAGGTGGTGAACTGTTTGCCGAACTAACGAAAAAGCTTGCTGGTACCGGACGCAGCATCGGCATCTTTCTTGATAATGAACTGATCAGTGCTCCTGTCGTTGGACCAGAACATGCCGCCACGGGTATTACTGGCGGTTCAGCCGTGATTCAAGGTACTTTCAAAGCCCAAGAAGCCAATGACTTGGGTGTGCAGTTGCGCGGTGGTGCATTACCCGTACCCGTAGAAATTGCCGAAATCCGCACTGTTGGGGCAACCTTGGGTAAAGACAGCATCACTAGCAGTATCTATGCTGGAATCGGTGGTCTGACTTTAGTATTAATATTTATGGTCGTGTACTATAGATTACCAGGACTAATTGCGGATGTAGCACTATTGATCTATTCCCTGCTTACTTGGGCTACCTTTGCTTTGTTGGGTGTCACCTTAACATTGCCGGGAATTGCCGGTTTTATCCTCAGTATTGGTATGGCAGTTGATGCCAACGTGTTAATTTTTGAACGGACGCGGGAAGAATTGCAGGCAGGCAAAACTCTCTATCGTTCTGTAGAATCTGGCTTTTACCGCGCCTTTTCCAGCATTTTAGACGGCAACGTTACCACAGTGATTGCTTGTGCTGCACTATTTTGGCTGGGGGCTGGTTTGGTAAAAGGCTTTGCCCTAACTTTGGCTTTGGGCGTAGCAGTGAGTATGTTTACCGCAATTACCTGTAGTCGCACCTTCATGTTTTTGGCAATCACAATTCCCGCATTGCGGAAACCAGAACTTTTCTGTCCGAACCTGCCAGCATCCAACAAGGCAGAGGTAGCTAGATGA
- the secF gene encoding protein translocase subunit SecF, producing the protein MKLSINKSRSLWWIISAAIILAGIISMVISWQNPNIRAPLRPSLDFVGGTRLQFERDCTKPGNCDKPIDINVVREVAKAQGLGDSSIQIVADKDTRAENGILIRTKTLLPEQRSKLQNALSEKIGTFDQQKNQFDTVGPTLGRELLTSGLIALIVSFAGIIIYLSFRFQLDYAVFAIVALFHDVLITAGIFSIFGLVLGTEVDSLFIVALLTITGFSVNDTVVIYDRIRETLQINPHRPIADIVDDAVNQTLGRSINTTLTTLLCLFAIFLFGGETLKNFALALIIGFTMGAYSSIFIASTLLTLWRERTVRSIAESIDTSVSSQDS; encoded by the coding sequence ATGAAACTGAGTATTAATAAATCGCGATCGCTATGGTGGATTATTTCTGCTGCCATTATCCTGGCTGGAATCATCTCAATGGTGATTTCTTGGCAAAACCCCAACATTCGCGCACCCCTACGTCCCAGTTTGGATTTCGTCGGTGGTACAAGATTACAGTTTGAACGGGATTGCACTAAACCGGGTAACTGCGACAAGCCAATTGATATCAATGTTGTTCGAGAAGTAGCTAAAGCGCAGGGACTGGGTGATAGCAGCATCCAAATTGTTGCTGACAAAGACACACGTGCCGAAAATGGAATATTAATTCGGACAAAAACCTTGCTGCCCGAGCAACGTAGCAAGTTGCAAAATGCCTTAAGCGAAAAAATCGGCACTTTTGACCAGCAAAAAAACCAATTTGACACCGTTGGCCCTACCCTGGGCCGAGAGTTGTTGACATCTGGTCTCATCGCCCTGATTGTTTCCTTTGCGGGGATCATTATTTACTTGAGCTTCCGCTTTCAGTTGGACTATGCCGTATTTGCCATCGTTGCTCTATTTCATGATGTCTTAATCACGGCAGGGATCTTCTCAATTTTCGGTTTGGTGCTAGGCACTGAAGTGGATAGTCTCTTCATCGTCGCCCTACTAACGATTACAGGTTTCTCGGTAAACGATACAGTGGTGATTTACGATCGCATTCGGGAAACGCTGCAAATAAATCCCCACCGCCCGATTGCTGACATTGTAGATGATGCCGTAAACCAAACCTTAGGAAGGTCAATCAACACGACTTTAACAACGTTGCTGTGCTTATTTGCCATCTTTTTGTTTGGAGGAGAAACACTAAAAAACTTTGCCTTAGCTTTAATTATTGGCTTCACAATGGGAGCTTACTCCAGCATTTTCATTGCCAGTACCCTCCTAACTTTGTGGCGAGAGCGCACAGTCCGATCCATAGCTGAGTCGATTGATACCAGTGTCAGTTCCCAGGATAGTTAA
- a CDS encoding GNAT family N-acetyltransferase: protein MNFPQIQFSESHAKIDLHQLQELFNISAFWAKGRSIEDLGIAIANSDPVISIWDREKLIGFARATSDTIYRATIWDVVIHPEYRGHGLGNKLVETVLSHPRMRVERVYLMTTHQQEFYEKIGFQSNTTTTMVLHNQTSLGSLPMVEIQLQESLGG, encoded by the coding sequence ATGAACTTTCCTCAGATTCAATTTAGCGAAAGCCATGCGAAAATTGACCTGCACCAACTCCAAGAGCTATTCAATATTTCAGCTTTCTGGGCAAAAGGACGTAGTATTGAGGACTTGGGCATAGCCATTGCTAACAGCGATCCAGTGATTTCCATCTGGGATAGAGAAAAACTCATCGGCTTTGCTAGGGCAACTTCCGATACCATCTATCGCGCCACAATTTGGGATGTTGTCATTCACCCAGAATATCGTGGTCATGGGCTGGGAAACAAGTTAGTAGAAACTGTTCTCAGTCATCCCCGGATGAGGGTTGAGCGTGTCTACCTGATGACCACTCACCAGCAGGAATTCTATGAAAAGATTGGTTTCCAGTCCAATACTACAACTACGATGGTGTTACACAACCAAACTAGCCTGGGTTCTCTCCCAATGGTCGAAATTCAGCTTCAGGAATCACTAGGGGGATAG